A genomic region of Syngnathus scovelli strain Florida unplaced genomic scaffold, RoL_Ssco_1.2 HiC_scaffold_46, whole genome shotgun sequence contains the following coding sequences:
- the LOC125968171 gene encoding janus kinase and microtubule-interacting protein 3-like gives MFCKQKGYLDEELDFRKCSMDQAHKRILELEAMLYEALPQRDCPATDGEKASHAGVNDVLTADQREELRSAVDQWKRALMCELRERDACILRENGSAAQRATEEQRAERIHRSSEETNQTIGGEVSVSLSILLLGLHSVALTPAVCGILRSKIQPTPKRLTSTSHHHAYQSR, from the exons atgttctgcaagcagaagggctacctggatgaagagttggacttcaggaagtgttccatggaccaggctcataag aggatcctggagctggaggccatgttgtacgaggcgctaccgcagcgggactgccccgccacggacggcgaaaaagccagccacgctggcgtgaatgacgtgctgacggcggatcagagagaagagcttaggagcgccgtggaccaatggaagcgagccctgatgtgcgagttgagggagcgcgacgcttgcatcctccgagagaatggatctgctgcacagcgcgcaacag aggaacaaagagctgaaagaattcatcgaagctcagaagagacaaatcaaacaattggaggagaagtttctgtttctctttctattcttctccttggccttcattctgtggccctaacaccagctg tgtgtggcatcctgcgatcaaagattcagccaaccccaaagcggttgacctcaacgtcccaccaccatgcctaccagagcaggtga